A window of Coturnix japonica isolate 7356 chromosome 2, Coturnix japonica 2.1, whole genome shotgun sequence contains these coding sequences:
- the LOC107310602 gene encoding leucine-rich repeat-containing protein 7-like — MNAATSFRCTSMGPDLHWRYLTEHDPKYEGKKKLKISGRDLASVPAQVFGLDQLQALEMSPERESCLRYRMELLPREISRLKNLTLLYMDSNNLKKIPAEIGTLRHLERLTLSNNHLSSLPPEMGALQQLHSLHLANNNFTHLPSVLCQLRSLTFLDLSDNKIHTVPSSIRQLEKLETLLLLFNSLENLPEDVCLLRNLHTLWLGNNRLRSLPPRFGELVNLDWGYNYCSCNFEGNPLESPPPEVCSRGSEEIRDYFLSFQRVLAE, encoded by the coding sequence ATGAATGCAGCCACCTCCTTCAGATGCACATCTATGGGTCCTGACTTACACTGGAGATATCTCACAGAACATGACCCAAAGTatgaagggaagaagaaactgaagatttCGGGCAGAGATCTGGCATCAGTCCCTGCGCAGGTCTTTGGTCTGGACCAGCTGCAGGCCCTGGAGATGAGTCCAGAACGAGAGAGCTGCCTGAGGTACcgcatggagctgctgccccgTGAGATCAGCCGCTTGAAAAACCTAACCCTCCTCTACATGGACTCCAACAACCTGAAGAAAATCCCTGCTGAAATTGGCACCTTGAGGCACTTAGAGAGGCTGACACTGAGCAACAACCACCTGAGCTCCCTGCCACCAGAAATGggggccctgcagcagctgcacagcctcCATCTGGCTAACAACAACTTCACCCACCTGCCTTCAGTCCTCTGCCAGCTGAGGAGCCTCACCTTCCTGGACCTGAGTGACAACAAAATACACACTGTCCCCTCCAGCATCCGGcagctggagaagctggaaacattgctgctgctcttcaacTCACTGGAAAATCTGCCCGAGGATGTCTGTCTTTTAAGGAATCTGCACACACTTTGGCTGGGAAACAACCGTCTGCGATCCCTACCACCACGGTTTGGGGAACTGGTCAACCTGGACTGGGGTTACAACTACTGTTCCTGCAATTTTGAAGGGAATCCACTAGAAAGTCCTCCCCCTGAAGTCTGTAGCAGAGGTTCCGAGGAGATCAGAGACTATTTCTTGTCATTTCAAAGAGTACTGGCAGAATAG